Proteins from a genomic interval of Indicator indicator isolate 239-I01 chromosome 1, UM_Iind_1.1, whole genome shotgun sequence:
- the SLC19A2 gene encoding thiamine transporter 1 yields the protein MAGPRGARPARRSARAGGGGGGCCWALPTGLLCAYGFFCSVRPSEPFLTRYLLEPQKNLSETQVFNEIYPVWTYSYLALLFPVFLATDYLRYKPVVLLQGLSLIVTWFMLLYAQGLRAVQFLEFFYGMGTATDIAYYSYIYSVVDVNLYQKVTSYCRSATLVGYTVGSVSGQVLVSVAGWSLFSLNVISLTSISVAFGIAWFLPMPQKSLFFHHVPNQQLSCEMKVMDCKNGSAVQDHPDVQRAPGWEDESQVPLNGESHAAKKREQKVDIVKVLKDLWQDFLQCYSSWTMLCWSVWWALSTCGYFQVINYAQGLWEMVLPSHSTDIYNGAVEAASTLLGAVAVFVVGHIKTSWAMWGEVALALFSFLIAAAVYIMDTVRNIWVCYTSYVVFRIIYMLLITIATFQIASNLSVERYALVFGVNTFIALALQTLLTLIVVDASGLGLDIFTQFMIYASYFAAISLVFLGSGIYSIMRAYKRQEQMQSRSPESQ from the exons ATGGCGGGGCCGCGGGGAGCCCGGCCGGCGCGGCGCTCCGCCCGGGctggtggcggcggcggcgggtgCTGCTGGGCGCTGCCCACGGGGCTGCTGTGCGCCTACGGCTTCTTCTGCAGCGTGCGGCCCTCGGAGCCCTTCCTCACCCGGTACCTGCTGGAGCCGCAGAAAAACCTCTCCGAGACCCAG GTGTTCAACGAGATTTACCCGGTGTGGACTTACTCCTACCTGGCACTGCTGTTCCCGGTGTTCCTGGCCACGGACTACCTGCGGTACAAGCCCGTGGTCCTGCTGCAGGGCCTGAGCCTCATCGTCACCTGGTTCATGCTGCTGTATGCCCAAGGACTGCGGGCCGTCCAGTTCCTCGAGTTCTTCTACGGGATGGGGACTGCCACGGACATTGCCTACTACTCCTACATCTACAGTGTTGTCGATGTTAACCTGTACCAGAAGGTCACCAGTTACTGCCGGAGCGCCACCCTGGTGGGCTACACAGTGGGCTCGGTGTCCGGGCAGGTCCTTGTGTCAGTGGCAGGATGGTCCCTCTTCAGCTTGAACGTTATCTCCTTAACCAGCATATCAGTTGCTTTTGGCATAGCGTGGTTCCTGCCAATGCCAcaaaaaagccttttctttcACCACGTCCCAAATCAGCAGCTCAGTTGTGAAATGAAGGTCATGGACTGTAAAAATGGATCAGCTGTCCAAGATCATCCTGATGTGCAGAGGGCGCCTGGCTGGGAGGATGAATCACAAGTTCCCTTAAACGGAGAGAGTCATGCAGCAAAGAAACGG GAGCAGAAAGTAGACATCGTAAAGGTGCTCAAAGATCTCTGGCAGGACTTCCTGCAGTGCTACTCCTCCTGGACCATGCTCTGTTGGTCTGTGTGGTGGGCACTGTCCACCTGTGGCTACTTCCAGGTCATCAACTATGCTCAGGGCCTGTGGGAGATGGTGCTGCCTTCTCATAGCACAGACATCTACAATGGTGCTGTGGAGGCAGCCTCAACGCTGCTAG gagctgttgcagtgtttgtTGTAGGTCACATAAAAACATCCTGGGCAATGTGGGGTGAAGTGGCACTTGCCCTGTTCTCCTTTcttattgctgctgctgtgtatatCATGGACACTGTTCGGAACATCTGGGTGTGCTACACATCCTACGTTGTCTTCAGAATTATCTACATGCTGCTCATCACAATAGCAAC GTTCCAGATTGCTTCAAATCTTAGTGTAGAACGGTACGCCCTGGTGTTTGGGGTCAATACTTTCATTGCCTTAGCACTTCAGACTCTGCTCACTTTGATTGTTGTGGATGCCAGTGGACTTGGGTTGGACATCTTTACCCAG ttCATGATTTATGCCTCTTACTTTGCGGCCATCTCGCTGGTGTTCTTGGGCAGTGGCATATACAGTATTATGAGAGCTTACAAAAGACAAGAGCAGATGCAAAGCAGATCTCCTGAAAGCCAGTAG